In the Thermodesulfovibrio yellowstonii DSM 11347 genome, one interval contains:
- the nusA gene encoding transcription termination factor NusA, which yields MGKELKFLVEQIMREKGITKDAVIELLETALISAIRKKYGNKSSIKIKIEPQTFDINIFEIKKVVEEVKDSASEISIEEVKQKYIDKGIGDTVEVPLSIQDFGRIAVQTAKHVLFQKIREIERSQIFEEFKDKVGNIVSGTVLRKEKGNFYILVGKAEAILPDKEVLPQDNLKRGDIVKAYIFEVKQTPKEPIIKLSRTHPNFVVGLFTLEVPEIQDGIVEIKTIARDPGERTKIAASSKDPSVDPVGACVGMKGTRVQAVVRELKGERIDIIPYSDDMSFFIAKALTPATVLKVGINENEKTAVVVVENDQLSLAIGKKGQNVRLASRLTGWSIDVLSESEYNQMKHKETERAFKETNQKQVND from the coding sequence ATGGGGAAAGAGCTTAAATTTTTAGTAGAACAAATAATGAGAGAAAAGGGAATTACCAAAGATGCTGTGATAGAGCTTCTTGAGACAGCTCTAATTTCAGCTATAAGGAAGAAATATGGAAATAAATCTTCAATAAAAATAAAAATTGAACCTCAAACTTTTGACATTAATATCTTTGAAATAAAAAAAGTAGTAGAAGAAGTAAAAGATTCAGCATCTGAAATTTCAATAGAAGAAGTAAAACAAAAATATATTGATAAAGGAATCGGAGATACAGTTGAAGTTCCTTTATCAATTCAGGATTTTGGAAGAATTGCTGTTCAGACTGCAAAACATGTGCTTTTTCAGAAAATAAGGGAAATTGAAAGGTCACAGATTTTTGAAGAGTTTAAAGATAAAGTCGGTAATATAGTTAGCGGAACAGTATTAAGAAAAGAAAAAGGGAATTTCTATATACTTGTAGGTAAGGCAGAAGCAATTCTGCCAGATAAAGAGGTGCTGCCACAGGATAATTTAAAAAGAGGAGATATAGTAAAAGCATATATATTTGAAGTAAAACAGACACCAAAAGAACCTATAATAAAACTTTCAAGAACACATCCAAACTTTGTAGTAGGATTATTCACTCTTGAAGTTCCTGAGATTCAGGATGGAATAGTAGAAATAAAAACCATTGCAAGGGACCCAGGAGAAAGAACCAAAATAGCGGCTTCATCAAAAGACCCTTCAGTAGACCCTGTTGGAGCATGCGTTGGTATGAAAGGAACAAGAGTTCAGGCTGTTGTCAGAGAGTTAAAAGGTGAAAGGATTGATATAATTCCTTACAGTGATGATATGAGTTTTTTTATTGCAAAAGCTCTTACTCCGGCAACTGTGCTCAAGGTAGGTATAAATGAAAATGAGAAAACAGCAGTTGTTGTTGTTGAAAATGATCAACTCTCTTTAGCAATTGGTAAAAAAGGACAGAATGTTAGACTTGCTTCAAGACTAACAGGCTGGAGCATTGATGTATTGAGTGAGTCAGAATACAATCAAATGAAACATAAAGAAACAGAGAGAGCTTTTAAAGAAACCAATCAGAAGCAGGTAAATGACTAA
- the rimP gene encoding ribosome maturation factor RimP produces MNIKELKDKITDYANIVGEQEGVEIVNVEIYPGGKGLTLRIFIDKEGGVTIKDCENFSRAIEAILDVEDPIKSSYTLEVSSPGIDRPLKNKKDFLRNIGRDVKITTKEKIADNTFFIGKIVDVGDDWVRIEIQETKIKGSKKKGKTELLFIPFNKIIKAQVYLG; encoded by the coding sequence AAGACAAAATAACCGATTATGCCAATATAGTTGGCGAACAGGAAGGAGTGGAAATAGTTAATGTGGAAATATATCCAGGAGGTAAAGGATTAACTTTAAGAATTTTTATTGATAAAGAAGGAGGTGTCACTATAAAGGATTGTGAAAATTTTTCAAGAGCTATAGAGGCTATACTTGATGTTGAAGATCCGATAAAAAGCTCCTATACTCTTGAAGTTTCTTCTCCTGGAATTGACAGACCACTTAAAAATAAAAAAGATTTTTTAAGAAATATAGGCAGAGATGTGAAAATTACCACAAAAGAAAAAATAGCTGATAACACTTTTTTTATAGGGAAAATTGTTGATGTGGGAGATGACTGGGTAAGAATAGAAATTCAGGAAACAAAGATCAAAGGAAGCAAGAAAAAAGGTAAAACTGAACTTTTATTTATACCTTTTAATAAAATCATCAAAGCACAGGTTTATTTAGGATAA